A portion of the Micromonospora vinacea genome contains these proteins:
- a CDS encoding S8 family serine peptidase: protein MPITPAAAATAPTAGSPSRTVTLITGDRVTVTGTAVTRVEAAAGVRISTFGGETYAYPDAALPYVASGLLDNDLFNVTRLIADGYDDAHADRLPLIVEYAAGARALPKSAAEVRPLASIGGAAITVARSREFWSTVAAPGTSMRGGVSRIWLDGKVRAALAESTAQIGAPQVWAGGDTGVGVDVAVLDTGVDREHPDLAGRIEEAASFVPGEEVTDRHGHGTHVASTIAGTGAASGGAERGVAPGADLHIGKVLNDQGEGQDSWIISGMEWAARTARARVVNMSLGGRPTDGTDPLSAAVDRLSAETGTLFVIAAGNSGPDVVTVGAPGAAASALTVGAVDAQDRLAVFSSRGPRHGDNAPKPDITGPGVDILAARSQYAAEGEGAYQTMSGTSMASPHVAGAAVLLAAAHPEWTGARLKDALMSTSKGTPRHPLEWAGSGRVDVDAAVRATVFATGTTFAGLRWPYSPGQQAEQTITYTNTGDRAVTLDLTVAGQAFTLPRRQVTVPARGTATAPVIAPLDPMPDGTYAIGSVTATGPDGISLRTVVGLNREAKHANLTVTGKGPDGKPLSGVLIVKDVLHDTVPKVFEVDAGGTLKVRLPASTWAMWMYADVPGANGPHSLGRAVLVAPEVVLDSDREVVLDGRKLIQARAVTPSRSSLAQLRVDLFRSHPGRYPFGDDYVVGPQYDSIWATPTGRKVVQGDFTFGTRWSSTQPPLSLTVAGERFDDLLPQSGSAKLAEGVYRRGAVLIPTGGSFAPARGKVAVVRYVDVPTAIAQADAAHQAGATMLLIVNTGGGRLDAWWEVGDPSTPLPVAAIARDQGERLLSLLGRSTVSVESHPEPRYVYDLNRWHTGAIPPDLTWRPRERDLARVEQDFRSRSAGTGVLTRGDAHPDRPGSALIGPILPIPAQGRRTDWVSGGAWREQAGVPEMTILSDTHTYPIGRTTNTSWFAPVGRPRLFDDGPFPAPSRIGDLVGVFGLPAFGDGDPHHQGMLAQGATQTTALYEGGTELAKADGDSLVAEVGTAAKSLRMVAHTSHHGSVTPYSTRTDTEWTFRSPAPNLEHVEPTPLDLVQLDYQVTTNLSGVASRHARLEVTATRIDGRPLGAAASVEVSYDDGRTWRELGRAGTLDAPKSARFVSVRATATDAAKHGSVTQTVIRAFGVR, encoded by the coding sequence GTGCCCATCACACCGGCCGCGGCTGCGACCGCCCCGACCGCCGGGTCGCCGTCGCGTACGGTCACGCTCATCACCGGCGACCGGGTGACCGTGACCGGCACGGCGGTGACCCGGGTGGAGGCCGCCGCAGGGGTACGCATCAGCACCTTCGGCGGCGAGACGTACGCCTATCCGGACGCCGCGCTGCCGTACGTCGCGTCGGGCCTGCTCGACAACGACCTGTTCAACGTGACCCGGCTCATCGCCGACGGTTACGACGACGCGCACGCCGACCGGCTGCCGCTGATCGTCGAGTACGCGGCCGGCGCCCGGGCGCTGCCGAAGAGCGCCGCCGAGGTACGCCCGCTGGCGAGCATCGGTGGCGCGGCGATCACCGTGGCGCGCTCGCGGGAGTTCTGGTCGACGGTCGCCGCCCCGGGGACGTCGATGCGGGGCGGTGTCTCGCGGATCTGGCTGGACGGCAAAGTACGTGCCGCGTTGGCGGAGAGCACCGCGCAGATCGGTGCGCCGCAGGTGTGGGCTGGCGGGGACACCGGCGTGGGCGTGGACGTCGCAGTGCTCGACACCGGCGTCGACCGGGAACACCCGGATCTGGCCGGCCGGATCGAGGAGGCGGCGAGCTTCGTTCCCGGCGAGGAGGTGACCGACCGGCACGGGCACGGCACCCACGTGGCGTCCACCATCGCCGGTACCGGCGCGGCGTCGGGCGGTGCCGAACGGGGTGTGGCGCCGGGCGCCGACCTGCACATCGGCAAGGTGCTCAACGACCAGGGCGAGGGCCAGGACTCCTGGATCATCAGCGGCATGGAGTGGGCGGCCCGCACCGCCCGGGCCCGGGTGGTCAACATGAGCCTTGGCGGCCGTCCGACCGACGGAACCGACCCGCTCAGCGCCGCAGTCGACCGGCTCAGCGCCGAGACCGGGACGCTGTTCGTGATCGCGGCCGGCAACAGCGGACCGGACGTCGTGACGGTCGGCGCGCCCGGCGCGGCCGCGTCGGCGCTTACCGTCGGCGCTGTCGACGCGCAGGACCGGCTGGCGGTCTTCTCCAGCCGTGGCCCGCGCCACGGCGACAACGCGCCCAAGCCGGACATCACCGGGCCGGGCGTCGACATCCTGGCCGCCAGGTCCCAGTACGCGGCCGAGGGCGAGGGCGCGTACCAGACAATGAGCGGCACCTCGATGGCCTCGCCGCACGTGGCGGGGGCGGCGGTCCTGCTCGCCGCAGCGCACCCGGAGTGGACCGGCGCGCGCCTCAAGGACGCGCTGATGAGCACCAGCAAGGGCACCCCGCGGCATCCGCTGGAATGGGCCGGAAGCGGTCGCGTCGACGTGGACGCCGCCGTGCGCGCGACGGTGTTCGCGACCGGCACCACCTTCGCCGGCCTGCGGTGGCCGTACTCACCGGGGCAGCAGGCCGAGCAGACGATCACCTACACGAACACGGGAGATCGGGCGGTTACGCTCGACCTGACGGTGGCCGGACAGGCGTTCACGCTGCCGCGACGGCAGGTCACCGTGCCCGCGCGGGGAACCGCCACGGCACCGGTGATCGCGCCGCTCGACCCGATGCCGGACGGCACGTACGCCATCGGATCGGTGACCGCCACCGGGCCGGACGGCATCTCCCTGCGCACCGTCGTGGGTCTCAACCGGGAGGCCAAGCACGCGAACCTCACCGTGACCGGCAAGGGCCCGGACGGCAAGCCGCTGAGCGGCGTCCTGATCGTGAAGGACGTGCTGCACGACACCGTCCCGAAGGTCTTCGAGGTGGACGCCGGCGGAACGCTGAAGGTGCGCCTCCCCGCGAGCACCTGGGCGATGTGGATGTACGCCGACGTGCCGGGCGCCAACGGACCGCACTCGCTGGGCCGTGCCGTGCTGGTCGCGCCCGAGGTGGTCCTCGACAGCGACCGCGAGGTGGTCCTGGACGGCCGCAAGCTGATCCAGGCCCGCGCGGTGACCCCGTCGCGGAGCAGCCTGGCGCAGCTGCGCGTCGACCTGTTCCGTTCCCACCCCGGCAGGTACCCGTTCGGCGACGACTACGTGGTGGGCCCGCAGTACGACAGCATCTGGGCGACGCCGACCGGGCGGAAGGTCGTCCAGGGTGACTTCACCTTCGGCACCCGGTGGAGTTCCACGCAACCGCCGCTGTCGCTCACCGTGGCCGGCGAGCGCTTCGACGATCTGCTGCCGCAGTCCGGTTCGGCGAAACTTGCCGAGGGCGTCTATCGGCGGGGCGCGGTGCTGATCCCGACGGGTGGATCGTTCGCTCCGGCGCGCGGCAAGGTGGCGGTCGTCCGGTACGTCGACGTTCCGACCGCGATCGCGCAGGCGGACGCCGCCCACCAGGCCGGCGCGACGATGCTGCTCATCGTGAACACCGGTGGCGGTCGGTTGGACGCCTGGTGGGAGGTGGGTGACCCGAGTACGCCGCTGCCGGTCGCCGCCATCGCCCGCGACCAGGGGGAGCGCCTGCTGTCTCTGCTCGGGCGGTCGACGGTCAGCGTGGAGTCGCACCCTGAGCCGCGCTACGTCTACGACCTCAACCGTTGGCACACCGGCGCGATCCCCCCCGACCTCACGTGGCGACCGCGCGAGCGTGACCTGGCCCGGGTGGAGCAGGACTTCCGCAGTCGCAGTGCCGGCACGGGTGTGCTGACCCGCGGCGACGCCCACCCCGACCGGCCCGGCTCCGCCCTCATCGGGCCGATCCTGCCCATCCCGGCCCAGGGCCGGCGCACCGACTGGGTGTCCGGCGGCGCATGGCGGGAGCAGGCCGGTGTGCCCGAGATGACCATCCTGTCGGACACGCACACGTATCCGATCGGTCGCACCACGAACACCTCCTGGTTCGCGCCGGTCGGTCGGCCACGCCTCTTCGACGACGGCCCGTTCCCAGCACCGTCGCGGATCGGTGACCTCGTCGGCGTCTTCGGCCTCCCCGCCTTCGGCGATGGCGACCCGCACCACCAGGGCATGCTTGCCCAGGGTGCCACCCAGACGACTGCGCTCTACGAGGGCGGCACCGAGCTGGCCAAGGCCGACGGGGACTCCCTGGTCGCCGAGGTCGGTACGGCGGCGAAGTCCCTGCGGATGGTCGCGCACACCTCCCACCACGGCAGCGTGACGCCGTACAGCACCCGCACGGACACCGAGTGGACCTTCCGTTCACCCGCGCCGAACCTGGAGCACGTGGAGCCGACCCCGCTCGACCTGGTGCAGCTCGACTACCAGGTGACGACCAACCTGTCCGGGGTGGCGTCGCGGCATGCCCGCCTTGAGGTCACCGCGACCCGGATCGACGGCAGGCCACTCGGTGCGGCAGCCAGCGTCGAGGTGTCCTACGACGACGGCCGCACCTGGCGCGAACTCGGCCGCGCCGGCACCCTCGACGCCCCGAAGTCGGCCCGGTTCGTCAGCGTCCGGGCGACCGCCACCGACGCCGCGAAGCACGGCTCCGTCACCCAGACGGTGATCCGCGCGTTCGGCGTCCGCTGA
- a CDS encoding RNA polymerase sigma-70 factor encodes MPLSPDEVELFEHSRARLEAIAYRLLGSASDAEDAVQDTFLRWQGADREHVETPEAWLTKVLTNVCLNQLTSARARRETYVGTWLPEPVLAGDRMLGPLDTAEQRESVSMAVLTLLERLSPNERAVYVLREAFGYSHGEIAEILGITESNCQQTYRRAKQHVTAERARAEVDQTAARKIVAEFLTAANNGEIQRLVALLTDDATSTADGGGKIPARSAPIVGALAVAKFLRGLFKPADVKRDLVGGSPAMYVTTANGAPAVVVVIDDRVIGVMSVEVTPEGVTAIHNQVNPDKLARATRQWSASEHEEPTLHVW; translated from the coding sequence ATGCCGCTCAGTCCGGACGAGGTCGAGCTGTTCGAGCACTCCAGGGCCCGCCTGGAGGCGATCGCCTACCGCCTGCTGGGCTCGGCCAGCGACGCGGAGGACGCCGTCCAGGACACCTTCCTCCGCTGGCAGGGCGCCGACCGGGAGCACGTCGAGACGCCCGAGGCGTGGCTGACGAAGGTCCTCACCAACGTGTGCCTCAACCAGCTGACCTCGGCGCGGGCCCGGCGGGAAACCTATGTGGGCACCTGGCTGCCCGAGCCGGTCCTCGCCGGGGACCGGATGCTCGGCCCGCTCGACACCGCCGAGCAGCGCGAATCGGTCTCGATGGCGGTGCTCACCCTGCTGGAGCGGTTGTCGCCCAACGAGCGCGCGGTGTACGTGCTGCGGGAGGCCTTCGGCTACTCGCACGGTGAGATCGCCGAGATCCTCGGCATCACCGAGTCGAACTGCCAGCAGACCTACCGGCGTGCCAAGCAGCACGTCACCGCGGAGCGGGCCCGGGCGGAGGTCGACCAAACCGCCGCGCGGAAGATCGTCGCGGAGTTCCTCACGGCCGCCAACAACGGCGAGATCCAGCGACTGGTGGCGTTGCTGACCGACGACGCGACGAGCACCGCCGACGGCGGCGGCAAGATCCCGGCCCGGTCCGCGCCGATCGTCGGCGCGCTGGCGGTGGCGAAGTTCCTGCGTGGCCTCTTCAAACCGGCCGACGTCAAACGGGACCTGGTCGGTGGCAGCCCGGCCATGTACGTCACCACCGCCAACGGCGCCCCCGCGGTGGTGGTCGTGATCGACGACCGGGTCATCGGCGTGATGTCAGTGGAGGTGACGCCCGAGGGTGTCACAGCCATCCACAACCAGGTCAACCCCGACAAGCTCGCCCGCGCCACCCGGCAGTGGTCGGCCTCCGAGCACGAGGAGCCCACCCTGCACGTCTGGTGA
- a CDS encoding NAD(P)/FAD-dependent oxidoreductase — MKHRIVVLGAGYAGAMAAGRLAKRLHADDTEITVVNADADFVERVRMHQLATGQDLKRRPLSEVFAGTAVTPRLARVTAVDVDRRTVALADDHGVDEIAYDTLVYALGSATADHGVPGVAEHAYDIAGRSSALRLRDRLAHLAAGGTVLVVGGGLTGLEAVTEIAEARPDLDVALAARGGLGDWLNGKAQQHLRGVCDRLGITVHQHADIARVEAAGAVTRDGREIPAQVTVWTTGFAVHPIAAATTLAVADTGQIIVDASMRSVSHPEVYAVGDAAIAEGPGGKPLRMSCASGIPMAWQAADAIAARLTGRAKFPKAPLRYFNQCISLGRRDGIIQYVTADDRARPAQLTGKLAARYKEFVCTGAAWSISHPVLYPVRRHRVVPTRTEIRTAAS; from the coding sequence ATGAAGCACCGCATCGTCGTCCTCGGAGCGGGGTACGCCGGAGCCATGGCCGCCGGGCGCCTCGCCAAGCGGCTGCACGCCGACGACACCGAGATCACCGTCGTCAACGCCGACGCGGATTTCGTCGAGCGGGTCCGTATGCACCAACTCGCCACCGGGCAGGACCTCAAGCGCCGCCCGCTAAGCGAGGTCTTCGCCGGCACCGCAGTCACGCCTCGGCTGGCACGGGTCACCGCCGTCGACGTCGACCGCAGGACCGTCGCGCTCGCCGACGACCACGGCGTCGACGAGATCGCCTACGACACACTCGTCTACGCCCTCGGTAGCGCTACCGCCGACCATGGCGTTCCCGGGGTGGCCGAGCACGCGTACGACATCGCCGGCAGGTCCTCGGCGCTGCGTTTGCGCGACCGCCTCGCCCACCTCGCGGCCGGCGGGACCGTGCTCGTCGTCGGCGGGGGACTCACCGGCCTCGAAGCGGTCACCGAGATCGCGGAGGCCCGACCGGACCTCGACGTCGCGCTCGCCGCCCGTGGCGGGCTCGGCGACTGGCTCAACGGCAAGGCGCAGCAGCACCTGCGCGGCGTCTGCGACCGGCTCGGCATCACCGTGCACCAGCACGCCGACATCGCGCGGGTCGAGGCGGCCGGTGCCGTGACCCGCGACGGCCGGGAGATCCCGGCCCAGGTGACAGTGTGGACGACCGGCTTCGCCGTGCACCCCATCGCCGCCGCCACGACCCTGGCGGTCGCGGACACCGGGCAGATCATTGTCGACGCCAGCATGCGGTCGGTCTCACACCCCGAGGTGTACGCGGTGGGCGACGCCGCGATCGCCGAAGGGCCGGGCGGCAAGCCACTGCGGATGTCCTGCGCGTCGGGCATCCCGATGGCCTGGCAGGCCGCCGACGCCATCGCCGCACGGCTGACCGGTCGGGCGAAGTTCCCCAAGGCCCCGCTGCGCTACTTCAACCAGTGCATCAGCCTCGGCCGCCGCGACGGCATCATCCAGTACGTGACCGCCGACGACCGGGCCAGGCCGGCCCAGCTCACCGGGAAGCTGGCGGCCCGGTACAAGGAGTTCGTCTGCACGGGCGCCGCCTGGAGCATCTCCCACCCGGTGCTCTACCCGGTGCGCCGCCACCGCGTCGTCCCGACCCGAACGGAGATCCGCACGGCCGCGTCCTGA
- a CDS encoding Imm21 family immunity protein, with amino-acid sequence MTIEAERPADRLADIVERAEAVLVDFDGPICRLFGSRAAPRIAADLRQLIVGRGVVLPDELRDGDDPLELYRATAVFAPELVGVVGAALAAAEIEAAASAETTIGAFDVVAACLATGRPLAIVSNNSAAAIGAYLGRRDRARYFAAVIGRGEHPDLLKPNPAPVVQALQELKVAPDAAVLVGDAVTDVEAARAAGVACIGYANKPGKAERLAAAGADAVVTDMTDLAHVLARTRTPVSLLPWVDSGGGPLIVVPTTALGEWKGASDDDDDSWGDYDRACRVDGHVGVIEVGADQALVLADEPASTTYLPDRRIFVRWLYAASEAEVVRLVPRAVEIADWEDAGTWTTSGPAELFDSAYSGDGLEHTTHLTADLARGTYLIRTAFVQPDKRTALMLVHLVARKQPI; translated from the coding sequence GTGACGATCGAGGCAGAACGGCCAGCTGACCGGCTCGCCGACATCGTCGAGCGGGCCGAGGCCGTCCTCGTCGACTTCGACGGTCCGATCTGCCGCCTGTTCGGCAGCAGGGCCGCGCCGCGCATCGCCGCCGACCTGCGTCAGCTGATCGTCGGCCGGGGCGTCGTCCTGCCCGACGAACTGCGCGACGGGGACGACCCGCTGGAGCTGTACCGCGCGACAGCTGTGTTCGCGCCCGAACTGGTGGGCGTCGTCGGTGCGGCACTGGCGGCGGCGGAGATCGAGGCAGCGGCATCCGCGGAGACGACGATCGGAGCCTTCGACGTGGTCGCGGCATGCCTGGCGACCGGGCGTCCCCTCGCCATCGTCAGCAACAACTCCGCCGCAGCAATCGGCGCCTACCTCGGGCGCCGCGACCGGGCCCGCTACTTCGCCGCCGTCATCGGTCGGGGCGAGCACCCCGATCTGCTGAAGCCCAACCCGGCGCCCGTTGTGCAGGCCCTGCAAGAGCTGAAGGTCGCACCCGATGCCGCTGTTCTGGTCGGTGACGCGGTCACCGACGTCGAAGCCGCCCGAGCCGCCGGTGTCGCCTGCATCGGGTACGCCAACAAACCCGGCAAGGCCGAACGTCTCGCCGCCGCCGGTGCCGACGCGGTCGTGACCGACATGACCGACCTGGCCCACGTCCTCGCGCGTACGCGCACGCCGGTCAGTCTGCTGCCGTGGGTCGATTCGGGCGGCGGGCCGCTCATCGTTGTGCCGACGACAGCGCTCGGCGAGTGGAAGGGCGCGTCGGACGACGACGATGACTCCTGGGGTGACTACGACCGGGCCTGCCGGGTCGACGGTCACGTGGGGGTGATTGAGGTCGGTGCCGACCAGGCGCTCGTTCTGGCCGACGAACCGGCCTCCACCACGTACCTCCCGGACCGGCGGATCTTCGTGCGGTGGCTCTACGCGGCCTCGGAGGCAGAGGTCGTCCGCCTCGTTCCCCGGGCGGTCGAGATCGCCGACTGGGAAGACGCGGGTACGTGGACGACCAGCGGGCCAGCCGAGTTGTTCGACTCCGCCTACAGCGGCGACGGGCTGGAGCACACCACCCACCTCACCGCGGACCTGGCGCGTGGCACGTACCTGATCCGCACCGCGTTCGTGCAGCCCGACAAGAGGACGGCGCTGATGCTGGTTCACCTGGTCGCGCGGAAGCAGCCGATCTGA
- a CDS encoding SigE family RNA polymerase sigma factor, with amino-acid sequence MSRHDDDEEFRLFVQRQWGSLLRTAYLLTGDRGTAEDLTQSALEKTHRRWGRVLRRDAPEVYVRRAMVNTAISWRRRRRPLEVPLLTFDSQPTHDAYVQVEQRQLLLAALRRLPPRTQAVLVLRYFEDLSEADTAKVLGCSVGAVKSQASRGLARLRSDFAPPTAQSPVRIEEELA; translated from the coding sequence GTGAGTCGGCACGACGACGACGAAGAGTTTCGGCTGTTCGTCCAACGGCAGTGGGGGTCGCTGCTCCGAACGGCCTACCTGCTGACCGGTGACCGGGGGACCGCCGAGGACCTGACGCAGTCGGCGTTGGAGAAGACCCATCGGCGCTGGGGGCGGGTGCTGCGCAGGGACGCGCCCGAGGTCTACGTACGCCGGGCGATGGTCAACACGGCGATCTCCTGGCGGCGTCGGCGGCGGCCGTTGGAGGTGCCGCTGCTGACCTTCGACAGCCAGCCGACGCATGACGCGTACGTGCAGGTGGAGCAGCGGCAACTACTCCTCGCCGCTTTGCGGCGGTTACCGCCCAGGACGCAGGCGGTGCTGGTGCTGCGCTACTTCGAGGACCTCAGCGAGGCGGACACCGCCAAGGTTCTCGGCTGCTCCGTCGGCGCGGTGAAGAGCCAGGCGTCGCGCGGGTTGGCCCGGCTGCGGAGCGACTTCGCCCCACCCACCGCTCAGTCCCCGGTTCGGATCGAGGAGGAACTGGCATGA